In Gordonia sp. SL306, the genomic window TAGTATGGAGGCGATGGACTCCCAGGAACGAGATTGCGCAGCCACCACCGCCGACCGCGGTGTCGTCGGCGCGGTGGAGTGCGCGGCCGCCGGCGACCTCCTGCGCGCGCTGGCATCGCCGACCCGCATCGCCATCGTCCTGCTCCTGCGCGAGCGTCCGCAGTGTGTCCACGAGATCGTCGGCGCCCTGGAGGTCAGTCAGCCTCTGGTGAGCCAGCATCTTCGAGTCCTCAAGGACGCCGGCGTGGTGCGGGGCCACCGGACGGGTCGGGAGATCGTCTACGAACTCGTCGATCACCACCTCGCCCACATCGTGACCGACGCGCTCGCGCACGCAATGGAGGTCTCCGACGGCACGGCGACCGAGATGATTCCCGATGCCGCGGGCACGGTGGCCGAATGACGGCGGGCCCGGACCGCCCGG contains:
- a CDS encoding ArsR/SmtB family transcription factor, producing the protein MDSQERDCAATTADRGVVGAVECAAAGDLLRALASPTRIAIVLLLRERPQCVHEIVGALEVSQPLVSQHLRVLKDAGVVRGHRTGREIVYELVDHHLAHIVTDALAHAMEVSDGTATEMIPDAAGTVAE